The Cloeon dipterum chromosome 3, ieCloDipt1.1, whole genome shotgun sequence genome includes a region encoding these proteins:
- the LOC135939670 gene encoding cuticle protein 7-like produces MAFKVLALLALAACPMVLAQQYGQYGHGQQVEQYVSEPHYAYEYAVHDEHTKDIHSHKESRKGDRTEGEYSLVEPDGTIRTVKYHVDGKSGFIAEVIRSGHAVHAPAVVAKPVVAYKPVVAAYKPIVAAAPVYHAAPVYQHAAPAYHAAPAATSYVQNGHNSQYNRHY; encoded by the exons ATGGCCTTCAAG GTTCTCGCCCTCCTCGCCCTCGCCGCCTGCCCCATGGTCTTGGCCCAGCAGTACGGACAGTACGGACACGGACAGCAGGTCGAGCAATAC GTGAGCGAGCCGCACTACGCTTACGAGTACGCAGTGCACGACGAGCACACCAAGGACATCCACTCGCACAAGGAGTCCCGCAAGGGTGACCGCACCGAGGGAGAGTACAGCCTGGTGGAGCCCGACGGCACCATCCGCACCGTCAAGTACCACGTCGACGGAAAGAGCGGCTTCATCGCTGAGGTCATCCGCTCCGGACACGCCGTCCACGCCCCTGCCGTCGTCGCCAAGCCCGTCGTCGCCTACAAGCCCGTCGTCGCTGCTTACAAACCCATCGTGGCCGCTGCCCCCGTCTACCACGCTGCCCCCGTCTATCAgcacgccgcccccgcctaccacgccgcccccgccgccacCAGCTACGTGCAGAACGGACACAACAGCCAGTACAACCGTCACTACTAA
- the LOC135939668 gene encoding cuticle protein 8-like: MIFALPSDRHRPARLTHTFPPARTPHYLHAYKRVPSLPTGITTNPAFQANTTTMAFKLVSALLLVAAPLSMAQYGGYRAVAAAPALAVAGYNDDAHWGPAEYAFEYAVHDDHTKDIHSHKESRKGDRTDGEYSLVEPDGTIRTVKYYVDGKSGFVAEVIRSGHAVHAPAVIAKPVVAYKPVVAAYKPVVAAYKPVVATYKPIVAAAPVYQAAPAYQHAAPAATSYVQNGYNSQYNRHY, from the exons ATGATCTTTGCCTTGCCTTCCGACCGACACCGGCCTGCTCGACTTACACACACCTTCCCGCCCGCCCGGACGCCCCACTATCTGCACGCCTATAAAAGGGTGCCGAGCCTCCCAACTGGCATCACAACCAACCCAGCCTTCCAAGCAAACACAACCACCATGGCCTTCAAG CTCGTTTCCGCCCTTCTGCTGGTCGCCGCTCCCCTGAGCATGGCCCAGTACGGAGGCTACCGCGCCGTGGCCGCCGCGCCCGCCCTGGCCGTCGCCGGCTACAACGACGACGCCCACTGGGGACCTGCCGAGTACGCTTTCGAGTACGCCGTGCACGATGACCACACCAAGGACATCCACTCGCACAAGGAGTCCCGCAAGGGTGACCGCACCGACGGAGAATACAGCCTGGTCGAGCCCGACGGCACCATCCGCACCGTCAAGTACTACGTCGACGGCAAGAGCGGCTTCGTCGCTGAGGTCATCCGCTCCGGACACGCCGTCCACGCCCCCGCCGTCATCGCCAAGCCCGTCGTTGCCTACAAGCCCGTCGTCGCCGCCTACAAGCCCGTTGTTGCTGCTTACAAGCCCGTTGTTGCCACCTACAAGCCCATCGTGGCTGCTGCCCCCGTCTACCaagccgcccccgcctaccagcacgccgcccccgccgccacCAGCTACGTCCAGAACGGATACAACAGCCAGTACAACCGTCACTACTAA
- the LOC135939669 gene encoding cuticle protein 7-like isoform X1: MAFKVLALLALAASPMVLAQYGQYGHGQQVEQYVSEPHYAYEYAVKDEHTKDIHSHKESRKGDKTEGEYSLVEPDGTIRTVKYHVDGKSGFIAEVIRSGHAVHAPAVVAKPVVAKPVVAYKPVVAAYKPIVAAAPVYHAAPLYQHAAPVYHAAPAATSYVQNGHNSQYNRHY, from the exons ATGGCCTTCAAG GTTCTCGCCCTCCTCGCCCTCGCCGCCAGCCCCATGGTCTTGGCCCAGTACGGACAGTACGGACACGGACAGCAGGTCGAACAATAC GTGAGCGAGCCGCACTACGCTTACGAGTACGCCGTGAAAGACGAGCACACCAAGGACATCCACTCGCACAAGGAGTCCCGCAAGGGTGACAAGACCGAGGGAGAGTACAGCCTGGTGGAGCCCGACGGCACCATCCGCACCGTCAAGTACCACGTCGACGGAAAGAGCGGCTTCATCGCTGAGGTCATCCGCTCCGGACACGCCGTCCACGCCCCTGCCGTCGTCGCCAAGCCCGTCGTCGCCAAGCCCGTCGTCGCCTACAAGCCCGTCGTCGCCGCTTACAAGCCCATCGTGGCCGCTGCCCCCGTCTACCACGCTGCCCCCCTCTACCAGCACGCCGCCCCCGTTTAccacgccgcccccgccgccacCAGCTACGTGCAGAACGGACACAACAGCCAGTACAACCGTCACTACTAA
- the LOC135939669 gene encoding cuticle protein 7-like isoform X3: MAFKVLALLALAASPMVLAQYGQGHGQQVEQYVSEPHYAYEYAVKDEHTKDIHSHKESRKGDKTEGEYSLVEPDGTIRTVKYHVDGKSGFIAEVIRSGHAVHAPAVVAKPVVAYKPVVAAYKPIVAAAPVYHAAPVYQHAAPAYHAAPAYHAAPAATSYVQNGHNSQYNRHY; encoded by the exons ATGGCCTTCAAG GTTCTCGCCCTCCTCGCCCTCGCCGCCAGCCCCATGGTCTTGGCCCAGTACGGACAAGGACACGGACAGCAGGTCGAGCAATAC GTGAGCGAGCCGCACTACGCTTACGAGTACGCCGTGAAAGACGAGCACACCAAGGACATCCACTCGCACAAGGAGTCCCGCAAGGGTGACAAGACCGAGGGAGAGTACAGCCTGGTGGAGCCCGACGGCACCATCCGCACCGTCAAGTACCACGTCGACGGAAAGAGCGGCTTCATCGCTGAGGTCATCCGTTCCGGACACGCCGTCCACGCCCCTGCCGTCGTCGCCAAGCCCGTCGTTGCCTACAAGCCCGTCGTCGCCGCTTACAAGCCCATCGTGGCCGCTGCCCCCGTCTACCACGCTGCCCCCGTCTACCAgcacgccgcccccgcctaccacgccgcccccgcctaccacgccgcccccgccgccacCAGCTACGTGCAGAACGGACACAACAGCCAGTACAACCGTCACTACTAA
- the LOC135939671 gene encoding cuticle protein 7-like, producing MAFKVLALLALAACPMVLAQYGQGHGQQVEQYVSEPHYAYEYAVKDEHTKDIHSHKESRKGDKTEGEYSLVEPDGTIRTVKYHVDGKSGFIAEVIRSGHAVHAPAVVAKPVVAYKPIVAAYKPIVAAAPVYHAAPVYQHAAPAYHAAPAATSYVQNGHNSQYNRHY from the exons ATGGCCTTCAAG GTTCTCGCCCTCCTCGCCCTCGCCGCCTGCCCCATGGTCTTGGCCCAGTACGGACAAGGACACGGACAGCAGGTCGAGCAATAC GTGAGCGAGCCGCACTACGCTTACGAGTACGCCGTGAAAGACGAGCACACCAAGGACATCCACTCGCACAAGGAGTCCCGCAAGGGTGACAAGACCGAGGGAGAGTACAGCCTGGTGGAGCCCGACGGCACCATCCGCACCGTCAAGTACCACGTCGACGGAAAGAGCGGCTTCATCGCTGAGGTCATCCGCTCCGGACACGCCGTCCACGCCCCTGCCGTCGTCGCCAAGCCCGTCGTCGCTTACAAGCCCATCGTCGCTGCTTACAAGCCCATCGTGGCCGCTGCCCCTGTCTACCACGCTGCCCCCGTCTACCAgcacgccgcccccgcctaccacgccgcccccgccgccacCAGCTACGTGCAGAACGGACACAACAGCCAGTACAACCGTCACTACTAA